A region of the Kaistia geumhonensis genome:
GCCGCCGTGCCGGTCTCCTCGCTCGACCGGCTTGGCGAAGGGCTCGTCGGCGTGCGTATCCCGCCGCTGCGCTTCGCCGTGTTCCAGCATCGCGATCACGTCTCGACCATCGGCGCGACCTGCGCCGCGGCCGGCGACTGGCTTGGCCGCGAGCGGCGCGCGCATCCGGCGAGCACGATCCTGATGGTCGAATATTACGGGCTGGACTTCGATCCCGTGACCGGCCTCGGCGGATGCGAGGTCTGGGTGCCGGTACGCGACTGAACTCGCCCGGTCGAGCGCGTCGGCCGCGGCGCGCGATGCACGGCCGTCACATTGTCGAGAAACTGCCGCGTGGCCGACTGCCAGGAGTTCTGCAGCGCCACCTCGCGGCAGCGTTCGCGCGAGATCGACAGCGCCGCGATCGCCGCTGTCCGGAGATCGTTGTCGAGCACGCCGGCGCCCGAATTGCCGACGACGTCGCGCGGGCCGGCGACCGGATAGGCCGCGACAGGCAGGCCGGAGGCCATCGCCTCCAGCATCACCACGCCGAACGTGTCGGTGCGGCTGGGGAAGACGAAGCAGTCGGCGGCGGAATAGATGTCCGCGAGCTCGGACCCGACGCGCGTTCCGAGGAAGGCCACCTCGGGATGGGCGCGGCGCAGCGTCTCGAGTTCGGGGCCGTCGCCGACCACCACCTTGCTGCCGGGGAGGTCGAGAGCGAGGAAGGCGCCGATGTTCTTCTCGACCGCGACGCGGCCGACATAGAGATAGATCGGGCGAGGTAGATCGAGCACGGCCGGATTGCGGCCCGGCCGGAAGAGATCGGCGTCGACGCCGCGCGACCAGCGCATCAGGTTGCGGAACCCCCGCTCCTGAAGCTCGAGCTCGATCGAGCGGGTCGAGACCATGCAGCCGGCGCCGGCATTGTGGAAACCGCGCAGCATGGCATAGCTCCAGCCGACCGGGATCGGCAGCCGCGCGGCGAGATATTCCGGGAAGCGCGTATGATAGCTGGTCGTGAACAGGCGCCGGTTGCGCAGGCACCAGCGCCGCACGGCGAAGCCGATCGGCCCTTCCGTCGCGATGTGGACATGGTCGGGGTCGATCGCGTCGAGCCGTCGGCCGATGCTGCCTGGCAGGGCCACCGTCAGGCGGATCTCCGGATAGGTCGGGCACGGCACGGTGGCGAAGCCGTCCGGCGTCAGCATGACCGGCTCGACGCCGAATTCCGGCAGATGACGGGCGAGGCGTTCCAGCGTCCGCACGACCCCGTTGATCTGCGGGTGCCAGGCGTCGCTCGCGATGAGGAGCCGGCTCATGCCGCTACCTGATCGACCTTCGCGTCATTGTCCACGACGACCGCCGCATCCTTCGCGATCGTCGACCAGCGCAGGATCTCGAGCCGTCCGTCGTGATGCTCGGCGATGGCGGTGCAACTCTCCACCCAGTCGCCGGTGTTGATGTAGCGGATGCCGAACTGGTCGTGCAGCGCGGCATGGTGGATGTGGCCGCAGACGACCCCGTCGGCGCCGACCCGCTTCGCCTCGCTCACCAGCGCCTTCTCGAAGGCGCCGATGAAGCTGACCGCGTTCTTGACCTTGAGCTTCGCCCAGGCCGACAGCGACCAGTAGTCAAACCCGAGTTTTCGTCGAATTTTATTGAGAATTGTATTGAGACCGAGCGCCAGAACATACGCGCCGTCCCCCAGGAAGGCGAGCCAGCGCGCGTGGCGCACGACCACGTCGAACTGATCGCCATGGATGACGAGCAGCCGTTTCCCGTCCGCCGTCTCGTGGACGATGCTGTCGACCACCTCGATGCCGCCGAGCTGCGTGCCGAGATAATCGCGGAGGAATTCGTCATGGTTGCCAGGCAGATAGACGAGCCGGGCGCCCTTGCGGCCCTTGCGCAGCAGCTTCTGCACCACGTCGTTGTGCGACTGCGGCCAGTACCAGCTCTTCTTGAGACGCCATCCATCGACGATGTCGCCGACAAGGAAGATCGTCTCGGCGTCGTGGTATTTCAGGAAGTCGAGCAGAAGATCGACCTGGCTGCCACGCGTGCCGAGGTGAATATCCGACAGAAACAACGTCCGCAGATGACGGGGAGCAACCGCGATCGACATGATCTTGATTCGTCCTCGGCCGATGAAGAATTAGAGATCGCTTAGCGGATGCGAACAACAGATTTGTGACGCAGCGGCCAGGCCGTCCGGCGGAACGCCCTAAACGAGGGTCGGCAACATGCTTACAACGAGCAGGACCGCCATGGCCACGTTGAAGATCGTCACATGGCGTTCGCTCGACAACACCCGCGCGATCACCGTGCCGAACAGGCACCAGACCACCGTCGACGTGATCGCGGTGAGAAAGAACGCCACCGCGAGACGTCCGGCGGCGACCAGCGGCGGATCGCCGGGAAGCACGTAGAGCGCCGTCGCCCCCACCGCCATGATCCAGGCCTTCGGATTGACCCACTGGAAAAGCGCGGCCGAAAGGAAACTCATGGGCCGGCCGACCTTCACGCCCGCGGCATCGACCCGCCCCGCCCGGGCAAGCTTGACGGCGAGCCAGCAGAGATAGGCGAAGGCCACCCAGGTCAGGACGCGATGCAGCATGGGCTCGGCGAGCAAGAAGCCTCCCAGCCCGAGCGCCACCGCGAGCACCATCACCGGAAAGCCGAAACTGATGCCGAGGCAATGCGGGATCGAGCGGACGAAACCGAAATTCGCGCCCGAAATCATCAGCATCATGTTGTTGGGCCCGGGGGTGAACGCCGTGACCGCGGCAAAGCCGAGAATGGCCAGCCAGGTATCGAGATGCGTCTGCAAGCGGGCCTCCGGCGGAACACTCCGGCCTCATCGCCCTCCGGAGCCGGTCTTCGTTCGCATGGCGCCGTCTCGCGGTCAACGAAGGGAATGAGCGCCCATCTGTTCCGCCAGGGCAACAATCCATTGCTGAATGAACGCTTCACGCCGCTTGCATCCCCCCAGACGCTCGCCCATGATCGCCGCCGCCAACACGGAGAATAACGATGAAACTCCTACGCTTCGGCGCCGCGAGCGCGGAGAAGCCGGGCCTTCTCGACAAGGACGGCACGATCCGCGACCTCTCGGGCGTCGTCTCGGACATTACCCCGGAAACGCTCAAGAACGGTGCGATCGCCAAGATCGCCGCGATCGATCCCGCCACGCTTCCCGCCGTCGAGGCCGGCGTGCGCCTCGGCCCGATCGTCAACGGCGTCAGGAACTTCATCGCGGTCGGCCTCAACTATGTCGACCATGCGCATGAGACGGGCTCGCCGATCCCCTCCGAGCCGATCCTGTTCAACAAGGCGCCGAACTGCATCGTCGGCCCCAACGACACCGTCATCATCCCGAAGAACTCGCAGAAGACCGACTGGGAAGTCGAACTCGCGATCGTGATCGGCAAGACGGCGAGCTATATCAGCGAAGCCGAGGCGATCGACCACATCGCCGGCTATGCCGTCTGCCACGACGTGTCCGAGCGTCATTTCCAGACCGAGCGCGGCGGCCAGTGGATGAAGGGCAAGGGCTCGCCCACCTTCGGACCGCTCGGCCCGTGGCTGGTCACGCCGGACGAGGTCGCCGATGTGCAGAACCTCGACATGTTCCTCGACCTCAACGGCACGCGCGTCCAGACCGGCAACACGAAGACCATGATCTTCGGCGTCGCCCATCTGGTGTCCTATATCAGCCAGTTCCTGCAGCTCGATCCCGGCGACGTGATCACCACCGGCACGCCGCCCGGCGTCGGCATGGGCATGAAGCCGCCAAAGTTCCTGAAGGACGGAGATCAGGTCCGCCTCGGCATCGCCGGCCTCGGCGAGCAGCAGCAGACCTTCCGCGCCTGGTCGGCCTGACCGGCGCAGACCGCGCGAGCAAAAGCCCGCCGCTCCGGCAGATCCCGGGGCGGCGGGCATTCTCGTGCAGGCGCTCAGGCGCCGCGGAAGCGCCAGGCGGGAACGCCGGCGACGAAGGAACGGCCGACGAAGACACTGCCCGTCAGCGGATAGCGCGCCAGTTCTTCCGCGGTGCGGCCGTCGCGATTGCTGGTCACGAAGAGAGTGCGCCCATCCGGGCCGCCGAAGCAGGGCATGCTGATCGAGGCCGGGATTTCGAAGCTCTCGACGAGCTGGCCTTCTGCCGACCAGCGGTTCAGCTTGCCAGCCGAGATTCCAGCGCTCCAGTAATAGCCGTAGACGTCCGTCGCGCCGCCGTCCGGCCGTCCTATGGCGTCGTCCGGCTCGGCGATGCGCGTGCGATCCGAGATCGCGCCGGTATCGGGATCAAAGGTCCAGCGGTCGATCCAGACGCCACGCGTGTCGGTATGGAACATGGTGCGGCCGTCGGCCGTCCAGGCGAGGCCGTTCGAGGCCTTGATGCCGTCGACCTTCACCTCGACATTTCCCGACGCATCGATGCGATAGAGCACGGCGATCGCCGCCTTGTCGGGCGCATTGTTGATGCCTCCGACCCAGAAGGCGCCGTCCGGCCCGACCTTGCCGTCATTGAGGCGCACGGTCGGCAGGTCGGCCCCGACGGTCGCAAGCGTCGTCCGCTCGCCGGTCGCGGGGTCGAAGAGGATGATGCTGTCCTTGAGCGCCACGACGAAACGGCCGCTTTCGCAAAGGCCGTATGAGGCGACGATCTCCGGAAAGCGCCAGATATGCTCCTCGCCCGACTTCAGGTCGACGGCATGGATCTCGCCATCGAGGATGTTGCAGAAAAGAAGCCGGTCGGTGCGGTCGTCATAGACAGGGCATTCCGCCAGCCTGTGCAGCGTCGGGATGAGAGGTTCGAGGCCGAGGTCGTGCATGGGTCGCGTCTCCGAAAGGCAGGGGGCGACCATGGCATGAAGCGGCGAGATCGTCGATGCGCGCCGATGGTTGACGCCGGTGCGCAAGGCGGACGACAAAGGACGCCAACACGGGGACGAACGCATGAAGACCGATGTCGTCGAGCCGATCGATCTCGCCCGCTCGGTGATCAGCGTCCCGCCCTTGCCGCGCGGCGCCGACGGCACGCTCGACCGCGAGGAGACGCAGAAGCTCGTCGACCATCTCGCGGCCGGCGGCGTCTCGACCTTCCTCTTTGGCGGCAATGCCAATCTCTACAATATGAGCTTTCGCGAGTTCGGCCCCTTCCTCGATCTCATCGAGGATGTGACGCCGGAGGATGGCTGGGCGATTCCCTCGGTCGGCGCCGACTTCGGCAAGGCAACCGACCAGATCGACATGCTGCGCGAGCGCGGTTTTCCGACAGCGATGCTGCTGCCGGCCTCCTCGGCTGCGACACCGGCCGGTGTCGCCACCGGCATCCGCCGCCTTGCCGACCGATACGGTCGTCCCCTCATCGCCTATGTCCGCGCCGACGGCTATCTGGCGCCGCGCGACCTCGCGGCGCTGTTCGACGACGGCGCGGTCGCGGCGCTGAAATATGCGATCGTGCGGTCGGACCCCGCCGAGGATCCGGCGCTCACGGCGATGCTCGACGCCGCCGGTTCGGCGGAGCGGATCGTCAGCGGCATCGGCGAGCGGCCGGTCATCGCCCATCTCGGCGGTTTCGGGCTGAAGAGCTTCACCTCCGGCTCCGTGTGCATTGCGCCGCATCTCTCCACCGCCATCCTGCACGCGATGAAGGGTGGCGACATCAACGCGGCCTCGCTGCTGCGCGAGCACTTCCTGCCGCTCGAAGATCTGCGCGACGCGTATTCCCCGATCCGCGTGCTGCACGAGGCCGTCCGTCTCGCGCGTATCGCCGACACGGGGCCGCTGTCGCCCTTCCTCGCCAATATCGAGGATCCGGGTACGCTGGACGAGATCGAGCGCGCTGCCTGCCGGCTGCGCGACACGACCTTCGGCTGACATCTCTTCTGCACCGCAGCAGATTATATCGATTTTATACTGCGGCTGCACAGACATCCTGCGCCGCCATCGAGCCTGCGGCGCCATGGATTAGTGAAATCGTCCTACAATTTCGTCCCGAAATTCGGCAGAAGTCGCCTCAGCTGGGCGTTGCGGCTGCGCAAACCCTTCAATATGCTGCCTCAACTCGGATCGCCCAAGAAAATCCGGGGTATCTTTCGGGAGGAAAAGAATGACCAGGCTCATGAAGACGCTCGCGCTCGGCGCGGCGGTCTCACTCGTCGGCACCTATGCCTATGCGCAGTCGGGAACGCTGGACAAGGCGGTCGGCGGCTACACGTTCGAGGACGCCTCCAAGGAGGCAGCCGGCACGAAGGACTTCCATTCCAAGGACGGCAAGCTCACCTTTGCCATCATCACCCACACCGCCGGCAACGGCTTCTTCGATCCGACCTATGTCGGCGCCCAGGTCGCCGCCAACGCATTCGGCATCAACCTGATCAAGCTGGGATCGGAAGCGCCGGTCGACGACATTCCGCGCGAGATCGAAATCCTCAACCAGGTCATCAACGACCCGACCATCGACGGCATCATCATGACGACGCCGCAGTCCGGCGCCTATGACGACATCGTCAAGAAGGCCTTCGCCAACGGGATTCCCGTCGCGACGACCAACTCCTTCGATCCGAAGCTCGCCAACCGCTCGCAGATCAGCCATACCGGCCAGCAGTCGGCGGCCGCTGCGATCGGCGGCGAGGCGCTCGCCAAATGCGTGCTCGACTCCGGCGCCAAGGGCGGCTCGATCATCTTCCCGTCGACCACCACGCTCGGCAACGAAGAGGTGAACCGCCGCGTCACCGCCGCCTTCGAGGCGACCGTGAAGGCGCTGAACGACGCCGGCCGGCTGAACGACTTCAAGGTCGACGCCGGACCCGAGAACATCGGCATCGACGTCAACAAGGACGACATCGTCAACTCGATCGTCTCGCTCATCGAGTCGCGCGGCGACGTTGTCGGCGGCTTCGCGGCCAACGGCTTCGTGACGCCCGCCCTCGGCGACGCCGTCGCGCAGTTGAAGCTCAACGGCAAGGTCTGCGCCTTCGGCTTCGACCTCGGACCGAAGCAGCAGGAACAGATCCGCACCGGCGCGCTCTCCGGCTCGCTCGGCCAGCAGCCGTTCCTGCAGGGCTTCTGGCCCGTCGCGCAGCTCTATCTCCAGATCGACCGTGGCATCTCGTCCGCCAATCTCGACACGAGCGCCCAGCTCGTGACGAAGGATACGGTCGACCTGGTCGGCAAGCGCTTCGAGAACTGAGCAAAGACCGGCGCGCGCTGCGCGAGCAGCCGCGCCGGTCATTCCCGCTCCACACGACATCTCTGCCGTCCTGGTCGCCCGTCACGGTCGCCCGCGCGGCCATGACAGGCGGCGCCCTGCCGGACGAGCCGGCCGGCGCCGCGAACCACCTGCATTTCCCACGAGCCAGAGCCCGCGATGACGGCGATCAGCACCGCCCCTCCCCTCCGCAGACGCCTGCCCTTCGAGCTGATCGGCGGCTGGGAGATCGGCCTCCTCGCCTTCATGGTGCTGCTCTATGCAGCCGGCGTTGCGATCAACCCCAAGTTTTTCGGCCAGACCGACGCCTTCTCGGCCATCCTGCGCGATACGGCCCGCTTCGGCGTCATGGCCGCCGGGATGACTTTCGTCATCGTCAACAAGGATCTCGACCTCTCTGTCGGATCGACCTTCGGCCTCGTCGCGACGATCTTTTCGATCGCCTTCTCCAAGTCCTATTTCGATCTCGGCATCGTCGCATCGCTCACGGCGGCGGTCATCACGGGCGTGCTGGTCGGCCTCGTCAACGGCGTGTTCGTCACCGTCCTGCGGGTGCCGGCCTTCATCACCACGCTCACCATGCTGTTCATCGGCCGTGGCCTCGTGCTCGGCC
Encoded here:
- a CDS encoding glycosyltransferase family 4 protein; the encoded protein is MSRLLIASDAWHPQINGVVRTLERLARHLPEFGVEPVMLTPDGFATVPCPTYPEIRLTVALPGSIGRRLDAIDPDHVHIATEGPIGFAVRRWCLRNRRLFTTSYHTRFPEYLAARLPIPVGWSYAMLRGFHNAGAGCMVSTRSIELELQERGFRNLMRWSRGVDADLFRPGRNPAVLDLPRPIYLYVGRVAVEKNIGAFLALDLPGSKVVVGDGPELETLRRAHPEVAFLGTRVGSELADIYSAADCFVFPSRTDTFGVVMLEAMASGLPVAAYPVAGPRDVVGNSGAGVLDNDLRTAAIAALSISRERCREVALQNSWQSATRQFLDNVTAVHRAPRPTRSTGRVQSRTGTQTSHPPRPVTGSKSSP
- a CDS encoding UDP-2,3-diacylglucosamine diphosphatase, which encodes MSIAVAPRHLRTLFLSDIHLGTRGSQVDLLLDFLKYHDAETIFLVGDIVDGWRLKKSWYWPQSHNDVVQKLLRKGRKGARLVYLPGNHDEFLRDYLGTQLGGIEVVDSIVHETADGKRLLVIHGDQFDVVVRHARWLAFLGDGAYVLALGLNTILNKIRRKLGFDYWSLSAWAKLKVKNAVSFIGAFEKALVSEAKRVGADGVVCGHIHHAALHDQFGIRYINTGDWVESCTAIAEHHDGRLEILRWSTIAKDAAVVVDNDAKVDQVAA
- a CDS encoding LysE family translocator — translated: MQTHLDTWLAILGFAAVTAFTPGPNNMMLMISGANFGFVRSIPHCLGISFGFPVMVLAVALGLGGFLLAEPMLHRVLTWVAFAYLCWLAVKLARAGRVDAAGVKVGRPMSFLSAALFQWVNPKAWIMAVGATALYVLPGDPPLVAAGRLAVAFFLTAITSTVVWCLFGTVIARVLSSERHVTIFNVAMAVLLVVSMLPTLV
- a CDS encoding fumarylacetoacetate hydrolase family protein, whose product is MKLLRFGAASAEKPGLLDKDGTIRDLSGVVSDITPETLKNGAIAKIAAIDPATLPAVEAGVRLGPIVNGVRNFIAVGLNYVDHAHETGSPIPSEPILFNKAPNCIVGPNDTVIIPKNSQKTDWEVELAIVIGKTASYISEAEAIDHIAGYAVCHDVSERHFQTERGGQWMKGKGSPTFGPLGPWLVTPDEVADVQNLDMFLDLNGTRVQTGNTKTMIFGVAHLVSYISQFLQLDPGDVITTGTPPGVGMGMKPPKFLKDGDQVRLGIAGLGEQQQTFRAWSA
- a CDS encoding SMP-30/gluconolactonase/LRE family protein; the protein is MHDLGLEPLIPTLHRLAECPVYDDRTDRLLFCNILDGEIHAVDLKSGEEHIWRFPEIVASYGLCESGRFVVALKDSIILFDPATGERTTLATVGADLPTVRLNDGKVGPDGAFWVGGINNAPDKAAIAVLYRIDASGNVEVKVDGIKASNGLAWTADGRTMFHTDTRGVWIDRWTFDPDTGAISDRTRIAEPDDAIGRPDGGATDVYGYYWSAGISAGKLNRWSAEGQLVESFEIPASISMPCFGGPDGRTLFVTSNRDGRTAEELARYPLTGSVFVGRSFVAGVPAWRFRGA
- a CDS encoding dihydrodipicolinate synthase family protein, which encodes MKTDVVEPIDLARSVISVPPLPRGADGTLDREETQKLVDHLAAGGVSTFLFGGNANLYNMSFREFGPFLDLIEDVTPEDGWAIPSVGADFGKATDQIDMLRERGFPTAMLLPASSAATPAGVATGIRRLADRYGRPLIAYVRADGYLAPRDLAALFDDGAVAALKYAIVRSDPAEDPALTAMLDAAGSAERIVSGIGERPVIAHLGGFGLKSFTSGSVCIAPHLSTAILHAMKGGDINAASLLREHFLPLEDLRDAYSPIRVLHEAVRLARIADTGPLSPFLANIEDPGTLDEIERAACRLRDTTFG
- a CDS encoding substrate-binding domain-containing protein codes for the protein MTRLMKTLALGAAVSLVGTYAYAQSGTLDKAVGGYTFEDASKEAAGTKDFHSKDGKLTFAIITHTAGNGFFDPTYVGAQVAANAFGINLIKLGSEAPVDDIPREIEILNQVINDPTIDGIIMTTPQSGAYDDIVKKAFANGIPVATTNSFDPKLANRSQISHTGQQSAAAAIGGEALAKCVLDSGAKGGSIIFPSTTTLGNEEVNRRVTAAFEATVKALNDAGRLNDFKVDAGPENIGIDVNKDDIVNSIVSLIESRGDVVGGFAANGFVTPALGDAVAQLKLNGKVCAFGFDLGPKQQEQIRTGALSGSLGQQPFLQGFWPVAQLYLQIDRGISSANLDTSAQLVTKDTVDLVGKRFEN